Within Halobacterium jilantaiense, the genomic segment CCGGCTCGTACGGTGCCGCCGCCATCCCCGCGCTCGTGCTCGTGGGGGTCTCGGCGCTCTCGATGGTCGTCATCCTCGCGCAGGAACGATACAATGGCTGACCAACTCCAGACGACGAGACGCCGGTCGGAGCCAGACGACGCCACCACCGGGGACGACGTGATCCTCGAACTGGACGGCGTGACGAAGGCGTACGGAGCCGAAACCGCCGTCAGCGACCTCTCGCTGGCCGTGCGCGACGGCGAACTCCTCACACTGCTGGGGCCCTCGGGGTGCGGGAAGACGACGACGCTCCGCATGCTCGCGGGCCTCGAACGCCCAACCGAGGGGGCCATCGAACTCGCCGGCGACGCCGTCGCCGGTCCCGACACGTTCGTCGCCGCGGAGGACCGCGGCGTCGGCATCGTCTTCCAAGACTTCGCGCTGTTCCCACACCTCAGCGTCCGGGAGAACGTCGCGTTCGGGCTCACCGACCGCGACGGCGACGCGGCCGACGACCGCGTCGACGAGATGCTCGACCTCGTCGACATGCCAGACATGGGCGACCGCGCGGTCGACCAGCTCTCCGGCGGCCAGCAGCAGCGCGTCGCGCTCGCCCGCAGCCTCGCGCCGGAGCCCGACATCCTGTTGCTCGACGAGCCGTTCTCGAATCTGGACGTGCGGCTGCGCGTCGAGATGCGCGAGGAGGTCCGCCGCATCCTGAAGGCAGCCGGCGTCACCGCCGTCTCCGTCACGCACGACCAAGAGGAGGCGCTGTCCATCTCCGACCGCGTCGCCGTGCTGAACGACGGCCACATCGAACAGGTGGGCGACCCCGAGGGCGTCTTCGAACACCCCGAATCCCGGTTCGTCGCCTCCTTCCTCGGGCAGGCGGCGTTTCTCTCCGGGATGGTCAACGAGGACACCGTCGACACCGCCGTCGGCTCCTACGACCGCGGGCTCCTGAAGGGGCTGACGGACGGCTACACCGGCGCGATGGTGGACGTGCTCGTGCGCCCCGACGACCTCCGGGCGGTCCCGGCGACCGGGGACACCGGCAACGGCACCATCGTCAAGCGACAGTACACCGGCCCGTCGTTCATCTACCACGTCGAACTCGACAACGGCGACGTGGTGCGGTGTCTCCACAACCACGCCGAGGACATGGACGTCGGCGAGCCCGTGACAGTCGACCTCGTCAGTGACCACTCGCTGGCTTGGTACCCGACCGAGTGATGGTCCGGCTCCGCCGCCTCGCTGCGAGCCCCCTCGCGCCAGTCGCGCTCGCGGCGGCTGCGGCGGTCGCCGCGTACGCCGTCTCCGTCCTCGTCTTCCCCTACCACTCCCTGAACCACGACGAGGCCGTCTACCTCCAGCAGGCGGCGATGCTCCTCGACGGCCGACTGTTCCTCCAGCCGCCGGTCGAGGACGCGTTCCGGCCGTGGTTCTTCGTGGAGTCCGCCCGCGGCCTCTACCCGAAGTACGCGCCGCCGACGGCCGCCGTCTACGCCCTCGGGGAACTCGCCGGCAGCTTCCGGTACGCGCTCCCCGCGGTGGCGGGCGCGACCGTCGCGCTGCTCTACGGCGTCGTCCGCGAGGCCTGGGACCGCCGGACCGCCGCGGTCGCCGCCGTCGCGACGCTGGCGTCGCCGCTGTTCGTCGTGCAGTCCGGGGTCTTCCTCCCGTACGCGCCGACGACGATGCTGAACCTCGCGTTCGCGCTCGCGTACTTCCGCGCCGAGCGAACCGGGAGCGCGCGTCTGGACGCGCTCGCGGGCCTCGCCGTCGGACTCGCGTTCTTCGCGCGACCGTACACCGCGGTCCTGTTCGCGGTGCCGTTCATCGGCCACGCCGTCTGGACACTGCAAACACCGCTCCGCGAGACACTCCGCGAGCGCACGGTCGATACACTGGTCGTCCGTCGCGCCGCGACGGCCGGCCTCGGGCTGGCGGGCGTGGCGGGCACGCTCGGCTACAACGCTGTCGTCACCGGCGACCCGACGGTGTTCCCCTACCAGGCGTTCGCGCCGCTGGACGGTCTCGGGTTCGGCCACCGAGAGATTCTCGGGTACGAGCAGGACTACACCGTCTGGCTGGCGCTGCGGTCGAACGCCGAGGTCGTCGGCACCTTCCTGCTGGACTGGGCTCCATTCGGTGTCGCCGGGAGCCTGCTCGCCGCGGCCGGCCTGTTCGTCAGCCGGCGGCGGGGGTGGACGTGGCAGCAGCGCGTCCTCGCCGGCGTCGTCGGGAGCGTCGTCGTCGGCAACCTCGCGTTCTGGGGGAACCGGAACGTGCTCGGGGGGCTGGCGGACCACTCGGACGGGCTCGTCAGCGCGCTCGGGCCGTACTACCACTACGACCTCCTGGTGCCCGCGAGCGCGTTCGCCGCAGTCGGGCTGCTCGCGGTCGTCGACCGCGTTCGACGCACTGCGCGCTCGCGCCTCGACGGCCGGCGGGCGACGGCGGTTCTGGTCGCTGCCCTGCTTGTCGCGAGCGCCGTTCTCGGGGCGAGCGCCGCGACGGCGACGGGCTCGAAACTGCAGGCGAACGCGGACGTGACCGCCGACTACGAGACCGCCTACGAGCCGTTCGAGCCCGAACCCCCGCAGAACGCGGTCGTCCTCCTGCCGGACCCGTACGGCGACTGGCTGAACCACCCGTTCCAGGCGCTCCGAAACGACCCCGGGTTCGACGGCGAGACGCTGTACGCGCTCGACGACCACGCCCTCGACGCGGCCGCGGCGTACCCCGACCGCGCGCTCTACCGGTACAGCTACCGGGGGACGTGGACGCCCGGCACCGGCGACCCGGTCGACCCGGTACTCCGCGAGGTGGCGGCCGCGTCTGGAGAGACGGTGACCGTCGACGCGAGCTTCGGTCTCCCGTCGTGGACGGCGGGTGCTAGTATCACCGTCGAGTCAGGTGACGGCCGCGCGTTCTACACGCTCGACGACGCGGCCAGCCGGGAGGCCGGCTCGCTCTCCGTGGTCGTCGCCGACGGCCGGGTTCGCGCAGCCGGCGCGGTCACACCCAGCGGGAACGCCTCCGTGCCGCTGGCGGGCGACGTAACGGTGACTGTGCTCGTCGACGGCGGTTACGGCGCGGGCTTCCAGTACCGCCTCGACGTCCCCGTCGCGGCGTCGACCGATGGCTATCGGGCGCTGTCGCCGCAACTGGAACTCTGCACCGACCTCCGGAACTGCGGGGGCGCGTCGGCGTACGTCGACGGCGTCGGCCCGGAGGGTACGTGGTTGAACGCGACGGTCGACGGGACGTGACTGCAAACTGTGTCTGAGAAGGAGTCGAGCGGCCTACGCGAGGATGGGGTCCCGGACGTCTTTGACGACGCCGGTCACTAGCACGAACGCGAGGAAGGCGAACAGGGCAAAGACGAACAGCCATCCGAACCAGAACCCGATGGCGGCGAGCGCGGCGACCTGCGCGGTGGCCGTTGCCTCGTGGATTGCGTACCAGGCGGCCGTCCAGAGGAGGAGGCCCAGCAGGGCTCGCAAGACGAGCGGCGTCCACGACCGGACGCGCGCGGTGAACGAGCGCGCGACGTAGGAGCGGACGGTGGGGGCTGGCGTGCGGGTGGTCGGGTGGTTGACGTTCTTTACCATACTATAATGTACAACCGGTAAGGACTTATAGTTATCGGCGTTTTCGACCGCTTCAGGGGCCTAAAACAGCCGTTCTTCGAGACAGACTTTGAGGATGGAGCCGAGAATCTCTGCGCCGCCCTCCAGCGGGTCGAGTTTCGTCTCGCCGAGGCGCTCGGCGTACTCGATCGGTTCTTCGACGACGTCGTAGTCGCGGCAGAGCGGTCGGACGAGCAGTTCGGCCGACAGCCCCGTGTTCTGCGTCCAGCGGATGTTCTCGACGACGTCGCGCCGGTAGGCGCGCATTCCGGTGGTAGTGTCGTGGACGCGCTCGCCGACGAGCAGGGAGGTGATGGCGGCGAAAGCGGCGTTCCCGAGGCGGTTGAACGCGGGCATTGCGTCAGCGCCCCAGTAGAGGCGGTCGCCGCTGACGACGTCGTAGCCCTCGTTGATGCGGTCGAGGAAGTCAGGGATGCGCTCCATCGGGTAGGTGTCGTCGCAGTCCGTGGTGACGACCACGGGCGTGTCGGCGACGCGGAGCGCGGTCGCGACGGCGACGCCGTACCCCTGTGGTTCCTGCTCGATGACGGTCGCGCCGTGCTCGCGAGCGACCTCCGGCGTGCGGTCGCTGGAGCCGTCGACGCAGACGACGCTGGCGCGGCCGTCCGTGGCGTCGTCAATGTCAGTGAGGACCGTCTCGATGGCTGCTTCCTCGTTGTACGTCCCCATCGCGACGGTGACGTCGTCGAGCGTGTACGGGCCGTCGGACATTGGGGTCGGCTACCCGCGCCGCCTATTTTAGGCTTGCCAAAATATCGGCCGTGGCAAACCATAAATAGGTACACGCCAATCATCGCATGAGACACCCCGTCGGTTACAAAAATGAGTGAGGACGACACGGACGCTACGACCGACGAGCACGAGTACACCGTGCTCGTCGTCGACGACGAGCGCGGCCTCGCCGACCTCTACGCGATATGGCTGGAGGACGACTACAACGTCCGGACCGCCTACAACGGTTCGGAGGCACTCGACGCCCTCGAAGACGGTGTCGACATCGTCCTCCTCGACCGCCAGATGCCGGACGTCTCCGGCGACGAGGTCCTCGCAGACGTCCGCGACCGCGGCATCGACTGCCGGGTCGCGATGGTGACGGCAGTCGAACCCGAACTCGACATCATCGACCTCGGGTTCGACGACTACCTCCGGAAGCCCGTCGACCGGGAGACCCTGCTGGCGACCGTCGAACGGCTCGTCCGCCGGTCCACGTACGACGCGACGGTCACAGACTTCTTCTCGACGGCCCGGAAACACGCCCTGCTGTCCGAATCCGAGGACCCTAGCGTCACGGAGTCCGAGGAGTTCGCAGCGCTCGAAGCCGAACTCGACGACCTCCAGAGCGAACTGGACACCGTCGTCTCGGATTTCGACGGTGCCGACTACGAGGTACTGTTCAGGCGACTCTCGACGTCGACCGACGATACCGATGACGGCTGACTCGACCGGCGGCCGAGGCGACCTTCTGGAGTACGCCACGGCAGTCGCGACTGCGGAGGACACAGACACCGTCTTCGAAGAGCTCGCGAGCGCGGCCGAACGCGCGTTCGGCTTCTCGTCGACCGTGGTGGAAGCGAAGGACAGCGGTCTGCTCTCCGTGCGCTCGTGGAGCGGCGAACCCCCGGACAGTTCGGGTATCGGGGCCGACGAAGGCCTCGCCGGCCACGCCTTCCAGACCGGCGAGACCGTCCACGTCTCGGACATGCGAGCGGACCCCCGGGTCGAGGACGTACCGAGTGACGCCCCGCGGTCGGTCGTGAGCGTTCCCATGGGGAACGCGGGCGTCTTCCAGGCCAGCCGCGACGAACCCGGCGGCTTCGACGACGAGGACATCGCAGTGGTCGAGCAACTCGCCGAACACGCCCGCCGAGCGGTCGAGCGAATCCGCTCCAAGCAGCGCCTGAAGGCCAGCGAGCGCCGCTTCCGGTCGCTGTTCGAGGACGCCGACCACCCGGTCGTCCTCTACTCGACCACGTGGGGCCAACCGGGCACCATCGAGTACGCGAACGAGGCCGCAGAGGAGCTGTTCGACGCGAGCGAGGCCGACCTCCGGGAGCACGAACTCGGGTCGCTGCTCGCCGCCGACGCCAGCGAACTGGTGCCCGAGGACGGTGCCCACACCGTCGAGACGGAACTCGACGAGCCGGTCTCGATGCGCGTCCTCGACGTCACCGTGAAGCCGATGCCGGACGCAGGGGACGCGGACGCGTTCGCGGAGCTGCGGGACGTCACTGAGCAGACCCAGCGCGAGCGCGTGCTCACCAGTCTTCACGACGCCACGCGCCGGATGTTCGTCAGCGAGGACCGCTCGGAGATCGCGTCCGTAATGGTGGAGGCCGCCGAGGGACTCGTCGACCTGCCGTACGTCGGCGTGTTCTTCGAGGCGGACGGCGACCTCCATCCGGAGTCGGTCTCCAGCCCCGTCTCCACGAACGGCCCCCCGGTGCTGCGAGCCGGCGAGAGCATCGCGTGGGAGGTCTACGACTCCGGCGAACCGGAGTGGGTACGGGACGTCGCCGACCACCCGAAGAGGCACAACGCCGACTCGGTCATCGAGGAGGAGTTCCTGTTCCCGCTGGGCGACCACGGCGTGCTACTGGTCGGTGCCGAGGAGCGGGGCGTGCTCACGCGCGAGGACCGCGACCTCGCCGGCATACTCGCCGCCAACGGCGAGGCGGCGCTCGACCGGGCGGAACACGAGCAACGGCTGCGGGAGCAGGAGACCACGCTCCGCGACGAGCGCAACCGGCTCGCGGCGCTGTTCGAGAACGTCCCGAGCCCGACCGCGGGGTTCACCGTCGAGGACAACGAGCCCATCCTGCAGTCGGTGAACTCGGCGTTCGAGACCGTCTTCGGCTACGACGAGTCGGAGCTCGTCGGGGAAAACATCGACGACTACATCGTTCCGCCGAGCCGCAGGGGCGAGGCGGAGCTGTACAACCGGAAGCTGCAGGCCGGCAAGAACATCAACGTCGAGGTCCGGCGGGAGACGGCCGACGGCCCGCGGGATTTCCTGCTCGACGTGGTGCCGTTCAAGCTCGAAGAGCCGACCGTTCAGGGGTACGCGATGTACACGGAAATCACCGACCGCAAGGAGCGCGAGCGGGAACTCGAACGCCAGAACGACCGCCTGGAGGAGTTCGCGAGCATCGTCAGCCACGACCTCCGCAACCCCCTGAACGTCGCCCGGGGGTACGTCGAACTCGCGGAGGAGACGAAGTCCGACGAGCACTTCGAGCGCGTCGACGAGGCGCTGGAGCGCATGGCCGACATCGTCGACGACGTGTTGACGCTCGCGCGCCAGGGCCGCAGCCTGGAGGAGACGGAGGCGGTCCCGCTGGCGGCGGCCGCCGAGTCGGCGTGGCGGAACGTCAACACCGAGGGCGCGTCTCTGGAACTGGAGGACCCGCCGACGCTGTCCGCGGACCCGACGCGCATCGGGT encodes:
- a CDS encoding dolichyl-phosphate hexose transferase, whose amino-acid sequence is MSDGPYTLDDVTVAMGTYNEEAAIETVLTDIDDATDGRASVVCVDGSSDRTPEVAREHGATVIEQEPQGYGVAVATALRVADTPVVVTTDCDDTYPMERIPDFLDRINEGYDVVSGDRLYWGADAMPAFNRLGNAAFAAITSLLVGERVHDTTTGMRAYRRDVVENIRWTQNTGLSAELLVRPLCRDYDVVEEPIEYAERLGETKLDPLEGGAEILGSILKVCLEERLF
- a CDS encoding ArnT family glycosyltransferase; the encoded protein is MVRLRRLAASPLAPVALAAAAAVAAYAVSVLVFPYHSLNHDEAVYLQQAAMLLDGRLFLQPPVEDAFRPWFFVESARGLYPKYAPPTAAVYALGELAGSFRYALPAVAGATVALLYGVVREAWDRRTAAVAAVATLASPLFVVQSGVFLPYAPTTMLNLAFALAYFRAERTGSARLDALAGLAVGLAFFARPYTAVLFAVPFIGHAVWTLQTPLRETLRERTVDTLVVRRAATAGLGLAGVAGTLGYNAVVTGDPTVFPYQAFAPLDGLGFGHREILGYEQDYTVWLALRSNAEVVGTFLLDWAPFGVAGSLLAAAGLFVSRRRGWTWQQRVLAGVVGSVVVGNLAFWGNRNVLGGLADHSDGLVSALGPYYHYDLLVPASAFAAVGLLAVVDRVRRTARSRLDGRRATAVLVAALLVASAVLGASAATATGSKLQANADVTADYETAYEPFEPEPPQNAVVLLPDPYGDWLNHPFQALRNDPGFDGETLYALDDHALDAAAAYPDRALYRYSYRGTWTPGTGDPVDPVLREVAAASGETVTVDASFGLPSWTAGASITVESGDGRAFYTLDDAASREAGSLSVVVADGRVRAAGAVTPSGNASVPLAGDVTVTVLVDGGYGAGFQYRLDVPVAASTDGYRALSPQLELCTDLRNCGGASAYVDGVGPEGTWLNATVDGT
- a CDS encoding GAF domain-containing protein, with amino-acid sequence MTADSTGGRGDLLEYATAVATAEDTDTVFEELASAAERAFGFSSTVVEAKDSGLLSVRSWSGEPPDSSGIGADEGLAGHAFQTGETVHVSDMRADPRVEDVPSDAPRSVVSVPMGNAGVFQASRDEPGGFDDEDIAVVEQLAEHARRAVERIRSKQRLKASERRFRSLFEDADHPVVLYSTTWGQPGTIEYANEAAEELFDASEADLREHELGSLLAADASELVPEDGAHTVETELDEPVSMRVLDVTVKPMPDAGDADAFAELRDVTEQTQRERVLTSLHDATRRMFVSEDRSEIASVMVEAAEGLVDLPYVGVFFEADGDLHPESVSSPVSTNGPPVLRAGESIAWEVYDSGEPEWVRDVADHPKRHNADSVIEEEFLFPLGDHGVLLVGAEERGVLTREDRDLAGILAANGEAALDRAEHEQRLREQETTLRDERNRLAALFENVPSPTAGFTVEDNEPILQSVNSAFETVFGYDESELVGENIDDYIVPPSRRGEAELYNRKLQAGKNINVEVRRETADGPRDFLLDVVPFKLEEPTVQGYAMYTEITDRKERERELERQNDRLEEFASIVSHDLRNPLNVARGYVELAEETKSDEHFERVDEALERMADIVDDVLTLARQGRSLEETEAVPLAAAAESAWRNVNTEGASLELEDPPTLSADPTRIGSLLENLFGNAVEHGTECVTGERADGGGPLTVTVGGLGGEDDAGFYVEDDGVGIPEERRDVVFESGETFSVDGTGFGLAIVEDIAEAHGLDVTLTESESGGARFEFTPEDSTVVTD
- a CDS encoding response regulator transcription factor, whose amino-acid sequence is MSEDDTDATTDEHEYTVLVVDDERGLADLYAIWLEDDYNVRTAYNGSEALDALEDGVDIVLLDRQMPDVSGDEVLADVRDRGIDCRVAMVTAVEPELDIIDLGFDDYLRKPVDRETLLATVERLVRRSTYDATVTDFFSTARKHALLSESEDPSVTESEEFAALEAELDDLQSELDTVVSDFDGADYEVLFRRLSTSTDDTDDG
- a CDS encoding ABC transporter ATP-binding protein, with product MADQLQTTRRRSEPDDATTGDDVILELDGVTKAYGAETAVSDLSLAVRDGELLTLLGPSGCGKTTTLRMLAGLERPTEGAIELAGDAVAGPDTFVAAEDRGVGIVFQDFALFPHLSVRENVAFGLTDRDGDAADDRVDEMLDLVDMPDMGDRAVDQLSGGQQQRVALARSLAPEPDILLLDEPFSNLDVRLRVEMREEVRRILKAAGVTAVSVTHDQEEALSISDRVAVLNDGHIEQVGDPEGVFEHPESRFVASFLGQAAFLSGMVNEDTVDTAVGSYDRGLLKGLTDGYTGAMVDVLVRPDDLRAVPATGDTGNGTIVKRQYTGPSFIYHVELDNGDVVRCLHNHAEDMDVGEPVTVDLVSDHSLAWYPTE